A window from Lagopus muta isolate bLagMut1 chromosome 5, bLagMut1 primary, whole genome shotgun sequence encodes these proteins:
- the ALDH9A1 gene encoding 4-trimethylaminobutyraldehyde dehydrogenase isoform X1 gives MVLAFLLPRLCRLQPRLAMSTGTGTFSLQQPLNYRAGGRVEPVDGRQTEDVYEPATGRVITKLLCSGEKEVDLAVQSAKSAFQTWSRMSGMERCRVLLEAARLIRERRDEIATLETINNGKSIFEARVDIDISWQCLEYYAGLAGSLAGEHIQLPGGSFGYTRREPLGVCVGIGAWNYPFQIACWKSAPALACGNAMVFKPSPFTPISVVKLAEIFTEAGAPKGLFNVVQGGVATGQFLCHHPDVAKISFTGSVPTGVKIMEMAAKGIKPVTLELGGKSPLIIFSDCSLENAVNGALMANFLTQGEVCCNGTRVFVERKILDTFTKEVVKRTQKIKVGDPLQEDTRMGALINRPHLERVQRFIKQAKEQGAQVLCGGDLYVPDDPKLKNGFYMQPCVLGNCRDDMTCVQEEIFGPVMSILPFDTEEEVVERANNTKFGLAGGVFTRDIQKAHRVVAALKAGMCFINNYNISPVELPFGGYKSSGFGRENGRAAIEYYSQLKTVCVEMGDVESVF, from the exons ATGGTGCTGGCGTTCCTCCTGCCCCGGCTCTGCCGCCTGCAGCCCCGCCTCGCCATGAGCACCGGCACCGGCAccttctctctgcagcagcccCTCAACTACCGGGCGGGCGGCCGCGTGGAACCCGTTGACGGCCGGCAGACCGAGGATGTGTACGAGCCGGCCACGG GTCGAGTGATAACCAAGCTGCTGTGCTCCGGGGAGAAGGAGGTGGACCTGGCCGTGCAGAGCGCCAAGAGTGCCTTCCAGACATGGAGCCGCATGTCGGGCATGGAGCGCTGCCGcgtgctgctggaggctgccAGACTCATCCGG GAAAGGAGAGATGAAATTGCCACCTTGGAAACCATCAACAATGGGAAATCCATCTTTGAAGCCAGAGTGGATATTGACATATCCTGGCAGTGCCTGGAGTATTACGCAGGGCTGGCAGGATCTCTGGCCG GTGAACACATCCAGCTTCCTGGGGGATCCTTTGGGTACACTCGCAGGGAGCCCCTGGGTGTGTGTGTAGGGATTGGAGCCTGGAATTACCCCTTCCAGATTGCCTGCTGGAAGTCTGCCCCAGCCCTGGCATGCG GCAACGCTATGGTCTTCAAGCCCTCTCCTTTTACCCCCATTTCTGTGGTGAAGTTGGCAGAGATCTTCACAGAGGCTGGTGCTCCTAAGGGGCTCTTCAATGTGGTGCAGGGTGGAGTGGCCACAGGACAGTTCCTCTGCCACCACCCagatgtggccaaaatctctttCACTGGCAGCGTGCCCACTGGTGTCAAG ATCATGGAGATGGCAGCTAAAGGGATCAAACCAGTGACCTTGGAGCTGGGGGGCAAATCCCCCCTTATCATCTTTTCAGACTGCTCCCTGGAGAATGCCGTGAATGGAGCCCTCATGGCCAACTTCCTCACACAGGGAGAG GTGTGCTGCAATGGCACGCGGGTGTTTGTGGAGAGGAAAATACTGGACACCTTCACAAAGGAGGTGGTGAAACGCACCCAGAAAATCAAAGTTGGAGACCCACTTCAGGAAGACACACGGATGGGAGCCCTCATCAACCGGCCCCACCTGGAACGTGTCCAGCGCTTTATAAAGCAGGCAAAGGAGCAG GGTGCTCAGGTGTTGTGCGGGGGAGACCTGTATGTACCAGATGACCCGAAGCTGAAGAATGGCTTCTACATGCAACCATGCGTGTTAG GGAACTGCAGAGACGACATGACGTGTGTGCAGGAAGAGATCTTTGGGCCTGTCATGTCCATTCTGCCATTTGATACAGAGGAGGAGGTCGTGGAGAGAGCCAACAACACCAAATTTGGCCTGGCAGGCGGTGTCTTCACCAG GGATATCCAGAAGGCTCACAGGGTCGTGGCTGCTCTCAAGGCTGGGATGTGCTTCATTAACAACTACAACATCAGCCCTGTGGAGCTGCCTTTCGGGGGATACAAGTCATCAG gatTTGGCAGAGAGAATGGGCGGGCAGCCATCGAGTATTACTCGCAGCTGAAGACTGTCTGCGTGGAGATGGGTGACGTGGAATCCGTGTTTTAG
- the ALDH9A1 gene encoding 4-trimethylaminobutyraldehyde dehydrogenase isoform X2 yields MVLAFLLPRLCRLQPRLAMSTGTGTFSLQQPLNYRAGGRVEPVDGRQTEDVYEPATGRVITKLLCSGEKEVDLAVQSAKSAFQTWSRMSGMERCRVLLEAARLIRERRDEIATLETINNGKSIFEARVDIDISWQCLEYYAGLAGSLAGEHIQLPGGSFGYTRREPLGVCVGIGAWNYPFQIACWKSAPALACGNAMVFKPSPFTPISVVKLAEIFTEAGAPKGLFNVVQGGVATGQFLCHHPDVAKISFTGSVPTGVKIMEMAAKGIKPVTLELGGKSPLIIFSDCSLENAVNGALMANFLTQGEVCCNGTRVFVERKILDTFTKEVVKRTQKIKVGDPLQEDTRMGALINRPHLERVQRFIKQAKEQGAQVLCGGDLYVPDDPKLKNGFYMQPCVLGNCRDDMTCVQEEIFGPVMSILPFDTEEEVVERANNTKFGLAGGVFTSVWHGHGYPPPGKL; encoded by the exons ATGGTGCTGGCGTTCCTCCTGCCCCGGCTCTGCCGCCTGCAGCCCCGCCTCGCCATGAGCACCGGCACCGGCAccttctctctgcagcagcccCTCAACTACCGGGCGGGCGGCCGCGTGGAACCCGTTGACGGCCGGCAGACCGAGGATGTGTACGAGCCGGCCACGG GTCGAGTGATAACCAAGCTGCTGTGCTCCGGGGAGAAGGAGGTGGACCTGGCCGTGCAGAGCGCCAAGAGTGCCTTCCAGACATGGAGCCGCATGTCGGGCATGGAGCGCTGCCGcgtgctgctggaggctgccAGACTCATCCGG GAAAGGAGAGATGAAATTGCCACCTTGGAAACCATCAACAATGGGAAATCCATCTTTGAAGCCAGAGTGGATATTGACATATCCTGGCAGTGCCTGGAGTATTACGCAGGGCTGGCAGGATCTCTGGCCG GTGAACACATCCAGCTTCCTGGGGGATCCTTTGGGTACACTCGCAGGGAGCCCCTGGGTGTGTGTGTAGGGATTGGAGCCTGGAATTACCCCTTCCAGATTGCCTGCTGGAAGTCTGCCCCAGCCCTGGCATGCG GCAACGCTATGGTCTTCAAGCCCTCTCCTTTTACCCCCATTTCTGTGGTGAAGTTGGCAGAGATCTTCACAGAGGCTGGTGCTCCTAAGGGGCTCTTCAATGTGGTGCAGGGTGGAGTGGCCACAGGACAGTTCCTCTGCCACCACCCagatgtggccaaaatctctttCACTGGCAGCGTGCCCACTGGTGTCAAG ATCATGGAGATGGCAGCTAAAGGGATCAAACCAGTGACCTTGGAGCTGGGGGGCAAATCCCCCCTTATCATCTTTTCAGACTGCTCCCTGGAGAATGCCGTGAATGGAGCCCTCATGGCCAACTTCCTCACACAGGGAGAG GTGTGCTGCAATGGCACGCGGGTGTTTGTGGAGAGGAAAATACTGGACACCTTCACAAAGGAGGTGGTGAAACGCACCCAGAAAATCAAAGTTGGAGACCCACTTCAGGAAGACACACGGATGGGAGCCCTCATCAACCGGCCCCACCTGGAACGTGTCCAGCGCTTTATAAAGCAGGCAAAGGAGCAG GGTGCTCAGGTGTTGTGCGGGGGAGACCTGTATGTACCAGATGACCCGAAGCTGAAGAATGGCTTCTACATGCAACCATGCGTGTTAG GGAACTGCAGAGACGACATGACGTGTGTGCAGGAAGAGATCTTTGGGCCTGTCATGTCCATTCTGCCATTTGATACAGAGGAGGAGGTCGTGGAGAGAGCCAACAACACCAAATTTGGCCTGGCAGGCGGTGTCTTCACCAG TGTTTGGCATGGGCATGGATATCCTCCTCCAGGAAAGCTGTAG